Proteins from one Pseudarthrobacter sp. BIM B-2242 genomic window:
- a CDS encoding VOC family protein has product MPTNDAEMVSVRYMVDNVEASIDFFTKHLGFTLRMSAAPAFADVARGQLRLLLSGPTSSAGRPMPDGATPGPGGWNRIHLIVADIDAEVERLRAAGLSFRNTIVTGPGGRQILLEDPSGNVVELFQPAGS; this is encoded by the coding sequence ATGCCCACCAATGATGCGGAGATGGTCAGTGTCCGGTACATGGTTGATAACGTGGAGGCATCCATCGACTTCTTCACGAAGCACCTCGGATTCACCCTCAGGATGAGCGCTGCGCCGGCCTTTGCCGACGTCGCACGCGGCCAACTGCGGCTTCTCCTGAGCGGGCCAACCAGCTCCGCGGGCCGGCCGATGCCGGACGGAGCCACCCCGGGTCCGGGAGGGTGGAACCGCATTCACCTCATCGTGGCGGACATCGACGCCGAGGTTGAACGGCTGCGCGCCGCCGGCCTCAGCTTCCGCAACACCATTGTCACCGGACCCGGTGGCCGGCAGATCCTGTTGGAAGACCCGTCCGGCAACGTTGTGGAGCTGTTCCAGCCCGCAGGCAGCTGA
- a CDS encoding TerD family protein: MGKLVAGANAALTAENPGLTRILVGLGWQSIPSRGPQSELVPLAIMCDAGGRAISNDHLVFFNQIASPEGSVAFAGTEDQEQIDVDLSLVPDNVAKITFIVYVDPDLRGPGTFSSIRSQYIRVATAHNQELVRFDIPQSPQDNITAMMFGELYRHREDWKFRALGQGYTTGLRGVAADFRFDI, translated from the coding sequence ATGGGCAAGCTTGTGGCAGGAGCCAACGCCGCACTGACAGCCGAGAACCCGGGACTGACCAGGATCCTGGTCGGCCTGGGCTGGCAGTCCATCCCCAGCCGGGGCCCGCAGTCCGAGCTGGTTCCCCTGGCGATCATGTGCGACGCCGGCGGCCGGGCCATCTCGAATGATCACCTGGTGTTCTTCAACCAGATCGCCAGCCCCGAGGGTTCGGTGGCTTTCGCCGGCACCGAGGACCAGGAGCAGATCGACGTGGACCTGTCCCTGGTGCCGGACAACGTCGCCAAGATCACGTTCATCGTCTACGTCGACCCCGATCTCCGCGGGCCCGGCACCTTCTCTTCGATCCGCAGCCAGTACATCAGGGTGGCTACCGCACACAACCAGGAGCTGGTGCGCTTCGATATTCCCCAGTCCCCGCAGGACAACATCACCGCCATGATGTTCGGCGAACTGTATCGCCACCGTGAGGACTGGAAGTTCCGGGCCCTGGGCCAGGGCTACACCACCGGCCTGCGCGGCGTCGCCGCCGACTTCCGGTTCGACATCTAG
- a CDS encoding aminoglycoside phosphotransferase family protein yields the protein MAEMPPATLEVNDAVVRSLLRDQRPDLIDRPLTLVANGWDNATFRLGGDLAVRLPRRAEAVPLILHEQAYVPGIARRSPVAVPVPVHAGQPTSDFPWPWSIVRWVTGTAAADVGAADRGPAADGLADFLLSLHVPAGTGVPVNPFRGVPLTDRDTAVVDRLRDRGRYPQAAALGVVWAEACAVAAWDGPPMMLHGDLHPGNVLLTDNGSLAGVIDFGDVGAGDPAVDLAVGWLMFDAGARRRFQAALGAAVDSDTWVRALGWALVLATAMVSNSDDNPRMFAVGGFGIRQVLEG from the coding sequence ATGGCGGAAATGCCCCCTGCGACGCTGGAAGTGAACGACGCAGTGGTCCGGTCCCTTCTCCGGGACCAGCGGCCCGACCTCATAGACCGGCCTCTGACCCTGGTTGCGAACGGGTGGGACAACGCGACCTTCCGGCTGGGCGGGGACCTCGCCGTCCGGCTGCCGCGCAGGGCGGAGGCCGTTCCGCTGATTCTGCATGAGCAGGCCTACGTCCCCGGCATAGCCCGCCGCTCCCCGGTGGCGGTTCCTGTGCCCGTCCATGCCGGCCAGCCGACGTCGGACTTTCCGTGGCCGTGGAGCATCGTACGGTGGGTCACCGGAACGGCCGCGGCCGACGTCGGCGCCGCAGACCGCGGGCCGGCCGCTGACGGCCTGGCAGACTTCCTCCTCTCCCTCCATGTGCCAGCCGGAACCGGCGTCCCGGTCAATCCGTTCCGCGGCGTGCCGCTAACGGACCGTGACACGGCGGTGGTGGATCGGCTCCGCGACCGCGGACGCTACCCGCAGGCAGCAGCGCTGGGTGTGGTCTGGGCCGAAGCCTGTGCTGTTGCAGCCTGGGATGGTCCGCCGATGATGCTCCACGGCGACCTTCACCCGGGCAATGTCCTGCTGACGGACAACGGATCGCTGGCCGGCGTCATCGATTTCGGCGACGTGGGGGCCGGGGACCCGGCCGTCGACCTTGCGGTGGGATGGCTGATGTTCGACGCCGGCGCCCGCCGCCGCTTCCAGGCCGCCCTTGGCGCCGCGGTGGACAGCGACACCTGGGTGAGGGCCCTGGGCTGGGCGCTTGTCCTGGCCACCGCGATGGTGAGTAACTCCGACGACAACCCGCGGATGTTCGCCGTGGGCGGGTTCGGAATCAGGCAGGTCCTGGAAGGGTGA
- a CDS encoding SCO1664 family protein, with product MTGRELTLLSEGRVELVGRIPRSSNETFLAEVSCAEDSGYAVYKPEAGERPLSDFEPGLYRRERAAYLLSEALGWGLVPPTVIREEAPLGVGSLQWFIECDFQEHYFTLYEDAPETHPDLARIALFDYVANNTDRKSGHVLRGDDGRVWGIDHGLCFAASFKLRTVIWDFAGHPIPAALLEDIAPLAEATPPEVAELLDAGEVTALERRVQRLLSSGVLPVDRTGMRYPWPLV from the coding sequence GTGACCGGCCGGGAGCTGACGCTGCTCTCCGAGGGCAGGGTTGAGCTGGTGGGACGGATCCCGCGCAGCAGCAACGAGACGTTCCTCGCCGAGGTCTCCTGCGCGGAGGACTCCGGGTATGCGGTCTACAAGCCGGAAGCCGGGGAACGCCCGCTGTCCGATTTCGAGCCGGGCCTCTACCGGCGCGAACGCGCAGCATACCTGCTCAGCGAGGCGCTGGGATGGGGCCTGGTGCCGCCGACGGTGATCCGGGAGGAAGCGCCGCTGGGGGTAGGGTCGCTGCAGTGGTTCATCGAGTGCGACTTCCAGGAGCATTACTTCACGCTCTACGAGGATGCACCCGAGACTCACCCCGACCTGGCCAGGATCGCCCTGTTCGACTACGTCGCCAACAACACCGACCGTAAAAGCGGGCACGTGCTCCGCGGCGACGACGGCCGGGTGTGGGGCATCGACCATGGGCTGTGCTTCGCGGCCAGCTTCAAACTGCGAACCGTGATCTGGGATTTTGCCGGCCATCCCATCCCCGCTGCCCTGCTTGAGGACATCGCGCCCCTGGCGGAAGCCACGCCTCCAGAGGTGGCGGAACTGCTCGACGCCGGCGAGGTCACCGCCCTGGAGCGCCGCGTCCAGCGCCTGCTCAGCTCCGGCGTGCTGCCGGTTGACCGCACCGGCATGCGGTACCCGTGGCCGCTCGTTTAG
- a CDS encoding MSMEG_4193 family putative phosphomutase has product MTAATPEPSSEPSPPAPPPAPPSGTLLLLVRHGVTPTTGKVLPGRAPGLHLSDGGRAQAERVAERLADVAVEAVYSSPLERARETAEPTAVRAGLDVKHDDGLLECDFGDWTGAALADVAGLPEWKTVQHSPSTFRFPNGESFTEMQDRIVGSLEALRTAHAGGVVVCFSHADPIKAAVAHALGTPLDLFQRIVISPGSVSAISFVEGQAPAVLMVNSTSEPLSGLRGP; this is encoded by the coding sequence ATGACTGCAGCAACGCCTGAACCTTCATCGGAGCCCTCACCGCCGGCACCACCGCCGGCGCCGCCGTCGGGCACCTTGCTCCTGTTGGTGCGCCATGGGGTGACACCGACCACGGGCAAGGTGCTGCCGGGGCGTGCGCCGGGACTCCACCTGTCCGACGGCGGCCGGGCGCAGGCCGAACGGGTTGCGGAACGTCTCGCGGATGTGGCGGTCGAGGCCGTCTATTCCTCGCCGCTGGAGCGCGCGCGGGAGACGGCGGAGCCAACGGCCGTCCGCGCCGGACTGGATGTTAAGCACGACGACGGTCTGCTCGAATGCGATTTCGGCGACTGGACCGGGGCTGCCCTGGCGGACGTTGCCGGGCTGCCGGAGTGGAAAACGGTCCAGCACAGCCCCTCCACCTTCCGCTTCCCGAACGGCGAGAGCTTCACCGAAATGCAGGACCGGATCGTCGGATCGCTGGAGGCCCTGCGCACGGCCCATGCCGGGGGCGTGGTGGTGTGTTTCTCCCACGCCGATCCCATCAAGGCGGCCGTGGCCCACGCGCTGGGCACACCCCTGGACCTTTTCCAGCGGATCGTCATCAGCCCGGGTTCGGTGTCGGCCATCTCCTTTGTGGAGGGTCAGGCGCCGGCCGTGCTGATGGTGAATTCGACGTCGGAACCGCTCAGCGGGCTGAGGGGGCCGTGA
- a CDS encoding toxic anion resistance protein, with the protein MNSPLTPPDAAEASLVLHAPEAPAIVQPEEAPGMVPVPDERRAEIDRQAREFVAGLATLDARSPEFSSQVDGINKIGSAEITASSNSSSRLLERSSTSIAGAKKSGNSAQVAVANTLGELRSTVEDLTPNQANLSVGKKILGFIPGGNKLAKYFQKYESAQTQLNQIIKSLMTGQDELLKDNASLANEKVQLWETMQALSEYAVFAKALDAACVEKIDSARAAGQITEAQKMEADVLFPVRQRHQDILTQLAVSVQGYLAMDLIRKNNVELIKGVERARTTTISALRTAVIVAQALANQKMVLDQIDAVNTTTNNMILSTSEMLKDQTARIHQQASSSGVSVETLQKAFDNVFATMDAIDTFRSEAAKNMESTVGALEASVQKARPYLERARQGQTD; encoded by the coding sequence ATGAATTCTCCGTTGACTCCCCCCGACGCCGCAGAGGCTTCATTGGTGCTCCATGCCCCGGAAGCCCCCGCCATTGTTCAGCCCGAAGAAGCTCCCGGCATGGTGCCGGTCCCCGACGAACGGCGGGCCGAGATCGACAGGCAGGCCAGGGAGTTCGTGGCCGGACTGGCCACGCTGGACGCGCGCAGCCCGGAGTTCTCCTCACAGGTGGACGGCATCAACAAGATCGGCAGCGCCGAGATCACGGCGTCCAGCAACTCCTCCAGCAGGCTGCTGGAACGTTCCTCGACATCCATTGCCGGCGCCAAGAAGTCCGGGAACAGCGCCCAGGTGGCGGTCGCCAACACCCTCGGTGAGCTGCGGAGCACGGTGGAGGACCTCACCCCCAACCAGGCCAACCTGAGCGTGGGCAAAAAAATCCTGGGCTTCATCCCCGGCGGCAACAAGCTGGCCAAGTACTTCCAGAAATACGAGTCGGCTCAGACCCAGCTGAACCAGATCATCAAGTCCCTGATGACAGGCCAGGACGAGCTGCTCAAGGACAATGCCAGCCTGGCCAACGAAAAGGTCCAGCTCTGGGAAACGATGCAGGCACTGAGTGAATATGCCGTGTTCGCCAAGGCCCTGGACGCAGCCTGCGTGGAGAAGATCGACTCCGCCCGCGCCGCCGGTCAGATCACCGAAGCCCAGAAAATGGAGGCGGACGTCCTGTTCCCGGTCCGCCAACGCCACCAGGACATCCTGACCCAGCTCGCCGTCTCCGTTCAGGGATACCTGGCGATGGACCTGATCCGCAAGAACAACGTGGAACTGATCAAGGGTGTTGAGCGGGCGCGGACCACCACCATCTCGGCCCTGCGTACTGCTGTGATCGTGGCCCAGGCCCTCGCCAACCAGAAGATGGTCCTGGACCAGATCGACGCCGTCAACACCACCACCAACAACATGATCCTGAGCACCAGCGAAATGCTCAAGGACCAGACTGCCCGGATCCACCAGCAGGCTTCCAGCTCCGGTGTCAGCGTGGAGACGCTCCAGAAGGCCTTCGACAATGTCTTCGCCACGATGGATGCCATTGACACCTTCCGGTCGGAGGCTGCCAAGAACATGGAGAGCACCGTCGGTGCCCTCGAAGCCAGCGTGCAGAAGGCCCGGCCCTACCTGGAACGCGCACGGCAGGGCCAGACAGACTAA
- a CDS encoding TerD family protein — translation MGLSLQKGQSLSLTKKDGGSLTKTKMGLGWDSAAPVKKGFFGKAKTVEVDLDASAIFFDASGRALDQVWYNQLQSKDGSTRHTGDNLTGDGAGDDETILVNLELVSPAVAHIVFVISSYTGQTFDQVQNAFCRLVDDSTAGSPEIAKYQLTDSGTHSAMIMSKVSRDGAGWTFKAIGERAQGRSVADLIAPAAAVL, via the coding sequence ATGGGTTTGAGCTTGCAGAAGGGCCAGTCGCTGTCGCTGACCAAAAAAGACGGCGGTTCGCTCACAAAAACCAAGATGGGCCTGGGCTGGGACTCGGCGGCTCCGGTCAAAAAGGGCTTTTTTGGAAAGGCCAAGACCGTAGAGGTGGACCTCGATGCCTCGGCCATTTTCTTCGACGCGTCCGGGAGGGCCCTGGACCAGGTCTGGTACAACCAGCTGCAAAGCAAGGACGGCTCCACGCGCCACACCGGGGACAACCTGACCGGCGACGGCGCCGGCGATGATGAGACGATCCTGGTCAACCTGGAGCTTGTCTCCCCGGCCGTGGCACACATCGTGTTCGTCATCAGCAGCTACACCGGCCAGACTTTCGACCAGGTGCAGAATGCCTTCTGCCGCCTGGTGGACGACTCGACCGCGGGAAGCCCGGAAATCGCCAAGTACCAGCTGACCGACTCGGGTACCCATTCGGCCATGATCATGTCCAAGGTGTCCCGTGACGGCGCGGGCTGGACGTTCAAGGCAATCGGTGAGCGCGCCCAGGGCCGCTCGGTCGCGGATCTGATTGCACCGGCCGCTGCCGTCCTCTAG
- a CDS encoding sigma 54-interacting transcriptional regulator, whose protein sequence is MSDRPDIFTVGELRASGHAHKDLRREIRDNLLAALSAGRDPWPGMYGFSRTVLPQLERALLAGHDVVLLGERGQGKTRLLRTLAGLLDEWSPVIEDSELNEHPYEPITEQSRARALTEGDRLRVAWRHRSERYVEKLATPDTSVADLIGDIDPMRVAEGRRLGDPETIHYGLVPRSNRGIIAINELPDLAERIQVSMLNVMEERDIQIRGYVLRLPLDVLVVASANPEDYTNRGRIITPLRDRFGAEIRTHYPIELDDEVAVIRQEGQLVAGVPPVILEILARYTRALRQSPAINQTSGVSARFAIAGAETVAAAALRRASVRGEDEAVARIIDLEAAVEVLAGKIEFESGEEGREQDILEHLLRMATAEAVRAHFHGIDMGQLVAALDGHTTVTTGELVTAREFLENLPSLNGSRLYDEISERLGATNDGQRAAAVELALEGLYLARRIAKESDDEATVYG, encoded by the coding sequence GTGAGTGATCGTCCCGATATCTTCACTGTTGGTGAACTGCGTGCCTCCGGCCACGCGCACAAGGACCTGCGCCGCGAAATCCGTGACAACCTGCTCGCCGCGCTCTCCGCAGGCCGGGACCCCTGGCCCGGGATGTACGGCTTCAGCCGGACCGTCCTGCCGCAGCTCGAGCGCGCCCTGCTCGCCGGCCACGACGTCGTGCTCCTCGGCGAACGCGGGCAGGGCAAAACCCGGCTCCTGCGCACCCTGGCCGGGCTGCTGGACGAATGGTCGCCGGTGATCGAAGATTCGGAACTCAACGAACACCCCTATGAACCCATCACGGAGCAGTCCCGGGCCCGCGCCCTCACCGAGGGGGACCGGCTGCGGGTGGCGTGGCGCCACCGCTCCGAACGGTACGTCGAAAAACTCGCGACGCCGGACACCTCCGTCGCCGACCTGATCGGCGACATCGACCCGATGCGGGTGGCCGAGGGCCGCCGGCTCGGTGATCCGGAAACCATCCACTACGGCCTGGTCCCGCGCTCCAACCGCGGAATCATCGCCATCAACGAACTGCCCGACCTCGCCGAGCGCATCCAGGTCTCGATGCTCAACGTGATGGAGGAACGCGACATCCAGATCCGCGGCTACGTGCTGCGGCTGCCGCTGGACGTGCTGGTGGTGGCGTCCGCCAACCCGGAGGACTACACCAACCGCGGCCGGATCATCACGCCGCTGCGGGACCGCTTCGGCGCCGAGATCCGCACGCATTACCCCATAGAGCTCGACGACGAGGTGGCTGTCATCCGGCAGGAAGGGCAGCTGGTGGCCGGCGTCCCGCCCGTCATCCTGGAGATCCTGGCCCGCTACACCCGGGCGCTGCGGCAGTCCCCGGCCATCAACCAGACCTCCGGGGTATCCGCCCGGTTCGCCATCGCCGGCGCCGAAACCGTTGCCGCGGCAGCCCTGCGCCGCGCCAGCGTAAGGGGCGAAGACGAGGCCGTGGCACGAATCATCGACCTCGAAGCGGCCGTGGAAGTCCTTGCCGGCAAAATTGAGTTCGAATCCGGCGAGGAAGGCCGCGAACAGGACATCCTCGAGCATCTCCTGCGCATGGCCACAGCGGAAGCCGTGCGCGCGCACTTCCATGGCATCGACATGGGCCAGCTGGTGGCCGCGCTCGACGGCCACACCACGGTGACCACCGGCGAACTGGTCACCGCGCGGGAGTTTCTGGAGAACCTCCCGTCCCTCAACGGCTCCCGCCTCTACGACGAAATCAGTGAACGCCTCGGTGCGACCAACGACGGTCAGCGGGCCGCCGCCGTCGAACTCGCGCTGGAAGGCCTCTACCTCGCCCGCCGGATCGCCAAGGAGTCCGACGACGAGGCAACGGTTTACGGGTAG
- a CDS encoding TerD family protein, protein MSSLTLTKGNNLSLTKADPGLERALIGLGWDPRTTSGEAFDLDASALLVGADGKVRSQDDFIFYNQLQAKDGSVVHQGDNRSGVGDGDDEQILIDLSLIAADVDRVVIVVSIDQADVRGQNFGQIRGAYCRVLNQDTDQEVVRYDLSEDAAPETSMIFAEIYRNRAEWKFRAVGQGYATGLHGIATDFGISLD, encoded by the coding sequence TTGTCGAGCCTGACCCTTACCAAAGGCAATAATCTCTCCCTCACCAAGGCCGATCCGGGCCTGGAGCGGGCCCTGATCGGCCTGGGCTGGGATCCCAGGACCACCAGCGGCGAAGCCTTCGACCTGGACGCTTCGGCGCTCCTTGTCGGGGCGGACGGCAAGGTCCGGTCCCAGGACGACTTCATCTTCTACAACCAGCTCCAGGCCAAAGACGGGTCAGTGGTCCACCAGGGCGACAACCGCAGCGGTGTGGGCGACGGCGACGATGAACAGATCCTGATCGACCTCAGCCTGATCGCAGCAGACGTGGACCGCGTTGTCATCGTTGTGTCCATCGACCAGGCGGATGTCCGTGGCCAGAACTTCGGCCAGATCCGCGGCGCGTACTGCCGTGTGCTGAACCAGGACACGGACCAGGAAGTGGTCCGCTACGATTTGAGCGAGGACGCGGCACCTGAAACGTCAATGATTTTCGCCGAGATTTACCGCAACCGTGCCGAATGGAAGTTCCGGGCGGTTGGCCAAGGCTATGCCACGGGCCTCCACGGCATCGCCACGGATTTCGGCATTTCGCTGGACTAG
- a CDS encoding TerD family protein, with protein sequence MAGLTLTKGSNLSLTKSAPGLSKAVVGLGWDPRTTTGEAFDLDASALLIAADGKVRSSADFIFYNQPAAADGSVTHLGDNRSGEGAGDDEQILVDLSLVAADVERVVIVVSIDQGETRGQNFGQVRSAYCRVINQVDDKEIVRYDLSEDAAPETSMIFAEVYRNNGDWKFKAVGQGYATGLAGIAKDFGVDLS encoded by the coding sequence ATGGCAGGACTAACCCTTACCAAAGGCAGCAATCTGTCCCTGACGAAGAGCGCACCAGGTCTGTCGAAGGCTGTAGTTGGGCTGGGCTGGGACCCGCGTACGACGACGGGCGAGGCTTTTGACCTCGACGCCTCCGCCCTCCTGATTGCCGCGGACGGCAAGGTCCGGTCCTCAGCGGACTTCATTTTCTACAACCAGCCCGCTGCCGCGGACGGCTCCGTCACCCACCTGGGTGATAACCGGTCCGGCGAAGGCGCCGGCGACGACGAGCAGATCCTGGTGGATCTCTCCCTGGTGGCGGCCGACGTCGAACGCGTTGTCATTGTGGTCTCCATCGACCAGGGCGAAACGCGCGGCCAGAACTTCGGCCAGGTGCGCAGCGCCTACTGCCGCGTGATCAACCAGGTCGACGACAAGGAAATCGTCCGCTACGACCTGAGCGAGGACGCCGCGCCCGAAACGTCGATGATTTTTGCCGAGGTCTACCGCAACAACGGTGACTGGAAGTTCAAGGCCGTCGGCCAGGGATACGCCACCGGACTCGCAGGCATCGCCAAGGACTTCGGCGTCGACCTTAGCTGA
- a CDS encoding VWA domain-containing protein: MSIHNRSRYSRYRGGPDPLAPPVDLAEALDAVAEDVMAGYSPRHALQEFLRRGGRSREGLDDLAGRVQQRRKDLLGRHKLDGTLNEVQKLLETAVLEERKQLARDAMMDNTDRAFREMQLQNLPRSTAAAVNELATYDWQSSTAREAYERIKDLLGREVLDQRFAGMKQALENATNEDRAAVNEMLQDLNGLLDKHRRGEDTDADFQNFMARHGQYFPENPQSVEELIDALAQRAAAAQRMLQSMSREQREELMNLSAQAFGSPQLMAQLGQLDDNLRALRPGEDWAGSERFEGEEGLGLGDGTGVLQDLAELDELAEQLSQSYNGSSLDDLDLDALARQLGQDAAVTARTLAEIEKAMHDGGFLHRGADGDLRLSPQSMRRLGRALLRDTAKQLSSRQGRRDTRVAGAAGEQTGSSRPWEFGDAEPWDVTRTITNAIRRTIADGGAPGSGLRLAPEDIEVAETEARTQAAVVLLVDVSFSMAAQGRWVPMKRTALALHHLISTRFRGDRLQLITFGRYAQTTDIGELTALPPFQTKGTNLHHGLLLAGRFFRKHPSMQPVLLVVTDGEPTAHLLADGETWFDYPPDPETIRLTVAELDRLGRAGTQVTFFRLGDDPGLERFVQKMVRRVDGRVVAPDVGDLGAAVVGEYLRAHFRGRPYGDADWAK, from the coding sequence ATGAGCATTCACAACCGGTCCAGGTACAGCCGGTACCGCGGGGGCCCTGATCCGCTCGCCCCGCCGGTGGACCTGGCGGAGGCCCTTGACGCCGTGGCCGAGGACGTCATGGCCGGTTACTCGCCGCGGCACGCCCTCCAGGAGTTCCTGCGCCGCGGCGGCCGCAGCCGGGAAGGCCTGGACGACCTCGCCGGCCGCGTCCAGCAGCGGCGCAAGGACCTGCTGGGCCGGCACAAACTCGACGGCACTCTCAATGAAGTCCAGAAACTGCTGGAGACCGCGGTGCTGGAGGAGCGAAAACAGCTGGCCCGCGACGCCATGATGGACAACACCGACCGCGCGTTCCGGGAGATGCAGCTGCAGAACCTGCCCCGGTCCACGGCAGCGGCGGTCAACGAACTGGCCACCTATGACTGGCAGTCGTCGACAGCCCGCGAGGCGTATGAGCGGATCAAGGACCTGCTGGGCCGCGAGGTCCTGGACCAGCGGTTCGCCGGCATGAAGCAGGCGCTGGAGAACGCCACCAATGAAGACCGTGCGGCGGTCAACGAGATGCTGCAGGACCTCAACGGACTGCTCGACAAGCACCGGCGCGGCGAGGATACGGACGCGGACTTCCAGAACTTCATGGCAAGGCACGGGCAGTACTTCCCTGAGAATCCGCAGTCCGTCGAGGAACTGATCGACGCCCTCGCCCAGCGCGCAGCAGCAGCCCAGCGGATGCTGCAGTCCATGTCCCGGGAGCAGCGGGAGGAGCTGATGAACCTCTCGGCCCAGGCGTTCGGCTCGCCGCAACTCATGGCCCAGCTCGGCCAGCTCGACGATAACCTGCGCGCCCTGCGCCCCGGCGAAGACTGGGCCGGCTCCGAACGGTTCGAGGGGGAGGAAGGGCTCGGCCTGGGCGACGGCACCGGCGTGCTGCAGGACCTCGCCGAGCTGGACGAGCTCGCCGAGCAGCTCTCGCAGTCCTACAACGGGTCCAGCCTGGACGACCTGGACCTGGACGCCCTGGCCCGCCAGCTCGGGCAGGATGCCGCCGTGACCGCACGCACCCTCGCGGAAATCGAGAAGGCAATGCACGACGGCGGGTTCCTCCACCGCGGGGCGGACGGGGACCTCCGGCTGTCACCGCAGTCCATGCGGCGGCTTGGGCGGGCACTGCTGCGGGACACGGCGAAGCAACTGTCCAGCCGGCAGGGACGCCGGGACACGCGTGTTGCCGGTGCAGCGGGCGAGCAGACCGGTTCGAGCCGCCCGTGGGAGTTCGGGGATGCCGAGCCGTGGGATGTCACGCGGACCATCACCAACGCCATCCGCCGCACCATTGCCGACGGCGGCGCCCCGGGCAGCGGACTGCGCCTCGCCCCGGAGGACATCGAGGTGGCGGAAACTGAGGCACGCACCCAGGCCGCCGTGGTCCTGCTCGTGGATGTCTCGTTCTCGATGGCCGCCCAGGGACGCTGGGTGCCGATGAAACGCACAGCGCTCGCCCTGCACCATCTCATTTCCACCCGCTTCCGCGGCGACCGGCTGCAGCTGATCACGTTCGGCCGCTACGCGCAGACCACGGACATCGGCGAGCTCACCGCCTTGCCGCCCTTCCAGACCAAGGGAACCAATCTGCACCACGGTTTACTGCTGGCTGGCCGGTTCTTCCGCAAACACCCGTCCATGCAGCCTGTCCTCCTGGTGGTGACCGACGGCGAACCCACCGCGCACCTGCTGGCCGACGGCGAAACCTGGTTCGACTACCCGCCGGACCCCGAGACCATCCGGCTTACCGTGGCCGAGCTGGACCGCCTGGGGCGGGCCGGCACGCAGGTCACGTTCTTCCGGCTGGGTGATGACCCCGGCCTGGAACGGTTTGTCCAGAAGATGGTCCGCCGGGTGGACGGGCGGGTGGTGGCACCCGACGTCGGGGACCTGGGGGCTGCCGTCGTGGGGGAGTACCTTCGTGCCCACTTCCGCGGCCGGCCCTACGGCGACGCCGACTGGGCCAAATAG